The following DNA comes from Buttiauxella agrestis.
ATATGGCTGTGCATCCAATGGGTAAACCTGCGGTTACACACTATCGAATCATGGAGCATTTCCGTGTTCATACGCGTCTGCGTCTGCGTCTGGAAACCGGCCGTACTCACCAGATTCGTGTACACATGTCGCATATCACTCATCCGTTGGTTGGCGATCAGCTTTATGGCGGTCGTCCGCGCCCACCAAAAGGTGCATCGGAAGAGTTTGTCAGCGTGCTGCGTAAGTTTGACAGGCAGGCTTTACACGCAACTATGCTGCGCCTTCATCACCCGATCAGCGGTATGTTGATGGAATGGCATGCGCCAATTCCTCAGGATATGGTCGAGTTAATTGAAGCATTGCGCGTTGATACAGAACTTCACAAGGACCAACTGGACTGGCTATGAGTAAATTGATCGTCCCGCATTGGCCGCTTCCTCAAGGAGTGGCTGCGTGCAGTTCGACACGTATTGGCGGCGTGAGTCAGCCGCCTTACGACTCGCTTAATCTGGGTGCTCACTGCGGTGATAATCTGGATGATGTCGAAGAAAACCGTCGCCTTTTCTTTGCCGCAGCAATGTTGCCCTCTAAGCCTGTTTGGTTAGAGCAGGTTCACGGCAAAGAAGTATTAAAGCTGACTGGTGAACCTTATCTGTCCAAACGTGCTGATGCTTCATATAGCTCAACGCCAGGTACTGTTTGTGCGGTAATGACTGCGGATTGCCTGCCGGTGCTATTCTGTAATAAGGCCGGAACGGAAGTTGCGGCTGCTCATGCTGGATGGCGCGGCCTGTGCGA
Coding sequences within:
- the yfiH gene encoding purine nucleoside phosphorylase YfiH, whose product is MSKLIVPHWPLPQGVAACSSTRIGGVSQPPYDSLNLGAHCGDNLDDVEENRRLFFAAAMLPSKPVWLEQVHGKEVLKLTGEPYLSKRADASYSSTPGTVCAVMTADCLPVLFCNKAGTEVAAAHAGWRGLCEGVLEETIACFKDAPENIMAWLGPAIGPEAFEVGPEVREAFMAKDIQADSAFRPSGDKYIADIYTLARQRLSAVGVTQIYGGDRCTYSEAGDFFSYRRDRTTGRMASFIWLI